A section of the Synergistaceae bacterium genome encodes:
- a CDS encoding leucine-rich repeat domain-containing protein produces the protein MSSTERILTKEEARRLTQEVVVIPEGVTAIGESAFEGRRSLTRVTIPESVTRIGRGAFEDCSSLTCITIPDGVTTIDIGAFSGCSSLPRIVIPDGVAAIDGLAFYNCRSLASIAAGRNNNHFSSTEGVLFNKNRTILVRYPGGNGNTSYVIPEGVTKIGRGAFSDCGSLTRVTIPESVTTIDDGAFFGCDHLAGVEIPKRVETLGGWVFSGCRSLIRVTIPKSVTTIGGGAFNGCGSLTRVTIPESVTTIGSGAFSGCGSLTLRLAEGSAAFQYALKHHIKVELLPLLP, from the coding sequence TGACCAAAGAAGAGGCTCGCAGGCTGACACAGGAAGTCGTCGTCATCCCGGAGGGGGTTACGGCGATCGGCGAAAGCGCCTTTGAGGGTCGCAGGAGCCTGACCCGCGTCACGATTCCGGAGAGCGTCACGAGGATTGGCCGCGGCGCGTTTGAAGATTGCAGCAGTCTGACCTGCATCACGATCCCGGACGGCGTCACGACGATTGATATTGGCGCGTTTTCCGGGTGCAGCAGTTTGCCTCGCATCGTCATCCCGGATGGCGTCGCGGCGATTGACGGACTGGCGTTTTATAACTGTCGTTCATTGGCGTCAATTGCGGCAGGCAGAAATAACAATCATTTTTCATCGACAGAAGGGGTGCTGTTCAACAAAAACAGGACGATTTTGGTTCGATATCCGGGCGGAAACGGCAATACGAGCTACGTGATTCCGGAGGGCGTCACGAAAATTGGCCGCGGCGCGTTCAGCGACTGCGGCAGCCTGACCCGCGTCACAATTCCGGAGAGCGTCACGACCATTGACGATGGCGCGTTTTTTGGCTGCGACCATTTGGCCGGCGTCGAGATTCCGAAGAGGGTTGAGACCCTTGGCGGGTGGGTGTTCAGTGGCTGCAGGAGCCTGATTCGCGTTACGATCCCGAAGAGCGTCACGACCATCGGCGGCGGGGCGTTTAACGGCTGCGGAAGCCTGACCCGCGTCACAATTCCGGAGAGCGTCACGACCATCGGCAGCGGAGCATTTTCGGGCTGCGGCAGCCTGACTCTGCGCCTGGCCGAGGGTTCAGCGGCGTTCCAATATGCCCTCAAACATCATATCAAAGTGGAGCTTTTGCCCCTTTTGCCATAA